From the genome of Nicotiana sylvestris chromosome 1, ASM39365v2, whole genome shotgun sequence:
TGCAATCTACCAAATCTAAAGTCTAACTTTAATTTCTCCCTACATATTATGTTTTCTCATAATAACCACATTACTTCTGATGCCCTACATCCTGACAGTAAGCATGTTGTAAAGAACATCTGTAATGATATAGAACCAACTTCATATAAAGAAGCAACCTTGTATCCTGCTTGGCAAAGTTCCATGACACAGAAATTTGAGGCATTGTATGCTAATAACACATAGGATCTAGTCCCCTTACCTAAATAAAAATAGGCTATTGGGTGTAGATAGATATATAAGGAAAAACATAAAGCATATGGCAGTATAGAAAGGTACAAAGCAAGATTAGTTGTAAAGGGATATACTCAGCAAGCTGGTATAGACTACATAGAGACTTTCTCTCCagtagtcaagatgaccaatatCAGGTCTTTCATTGCCATAGCTGCAAAGATAAAATGGGAAATCTCACAGCTGGATGTGAATAATGCATTTCTCCATAGAGATTTGCATGAGGAGGTGTATATGCAAGCTCTTCCAGGTCTTGAAATGCACTCTCCAGGGTTAGTTTGCAAGCTGAACAAATCCCTTTATGGATAGAAGCTGGCCAGTAGACAATGGTATGATAAGTTGACTGAAGTACTATACTCAAGAGGGTACACACATTCCATGTATGACTATTCCTTATTCCACATGAAACAAGGTTCCTCTATTGTCTTTGTAGCAGTATATGTTAATGATGTATTGCTCACAGTGACTGATTCAGAAGAAATCAACCAGCTCAAGACTTTCCTATATGACAACTTCAAAATTAAGGATTTGGGGAAGTTACATTACTTTCTAGGGCTAGAAATCCTTTTCAAGTTAGATGGTATATAGTTTCACAAAGAAAATTTGTCTTAGACTTGTTAAAGGAATACGAGTGTCTACATTCCACATGCTTGACTTCTCCCCTTGATCCTACAATGAAGTTGAAAGCTAAAGAGGGGGTTCTATTGCCCGATTCTACTTTCTACAAGAAACTAGTTGGAAATTGAACTTTCTTACTAATACTAGGCTAGACATAGCATATAGGGTTCAACATCTCGGTCAGTTTATGCAGGATCCTAGGGAGCCTCACTTGCATGCAGCCTATCATATGCCGAGGTACCGGAAGAAGGACCCTACTCTGGGTCTGTATTTCAGCAATGCAGATGATCTTTCAGTGTCTGCCTATTGTGATTCTGGTTGGGTAGCCTGTCCTAATTCGAGAAGATCAGTATCTGGTTATGTTGTATTTTTGGGTGGCAGCCCTGTCAGTTGGAAGTCTAAGAAACAGAAAACCATATCTCTCTCCTCAGCAGAAGTAGAATACAAAGCCCTCAGAAAGGTTATTGGTAAACTTGTTTGGCTATCAAGACTACTTAAAGAACTCACTATGCCAGTTTGTTTGCCAATACCTATGCTTTGTGACATCCTATCTGCTCTGCATATTTCTAGGAACCCTATGTTTCATGAAAGAACCAAACACATTGAAGTAGACCGTCATTTTGTGCGCACCAATATCCAGGAGTGCCTCATCTCTTTGTACTACATTGGCATTGGAGAGAAGCTTACAGATGTGCTCACTAAAGCTCTCACTGGGATCAATCATTATTCTATTCTTGGCAAGCTGGGTATGATCTCCTGACATCCAACTTGGGGGGGGGGGCGTATTAAGACTATACTTATCTTGTAATTATGCTGAGTCAGCACACTGTTAGTTAGACTATTAGCAGATTAGTTAGTGGTAGTTAGTTGAGGTTTATTTATTAATTTCTTGCCAGCTGTATCTTAGTTGTATACATGTATATAATTGAATAATACTCAATACAAAGGCCAAAGTTTCATTTCATAAAGTTAGGGACTCTCTGCAGTTCTCATTTTCTCTCTCTACGAGCTTCATCTTCTAGAAGCTGTTGAATCCTCCATTGGAGGAGATACAAAGCTCAGTCCACATCTGTAATCTTGACAATAAGTGTATAGCCGTGTATAATTACCGTATACTCTATGTACACCAGCTAAAAAAATTAAATAGCTACTCCAACGGGTAATTTATTTAAAACCCAAAATTTTTATTCTTCATCTTTATGCTGTGTGGCCTAGCTACAGCCTACAAGTAGGGGTGGTTTGGATTTTTttattaccaaaccaaaccaatgtTGTTGGGTTTTTAAATCTATAAACCATACCAAACCAATAAAATCTGGTTTTTTAATCTTGATTTTTCTCggatttttttcgattttttcaggTTTTTGGGATTTTTTTTCGGGATAAAGTCTTCGTAGCACAAAATATTTAACTTGTACTCCAATtatttctttagtcctagtaggatacaactatataatgtatttttcaaaaaaatacacAATGATATGAGATTAGTCATAGTATTGTACTAAATACTATTCaataacaaagataataaaatattactaattaaTATGACATAAAAAGAATAAGATAATCTAAAAATACTATATAGGTAATGTTAAAATAAGTACAACTAATAAGTACTAATTAATTACACAACTAAGcactaaagaaaaaaataagttaGGTTATGCATTTTTCATTATAAACCAatggaaaattaaaaaatagataTCCAACACTATTGTCATTCTTAATGTTgaattgagtttttttttttattaggattagtattgatttgaactTTATTTGACTTACTACTTTTGTTGGTAAAATTTATTGGACCATTCAAGAATGTTAAGTCTAACTTTAAATAATACGTTTAAAGATAAAATTGTGAATAAgttgaagaaatatttataacttaTATTACAATAAATATctatatgtataaaatattttaaaaaattgtaCAAATGTAATGTTGGGTTGGTTTGGTctcggtttgactttttttagttaaaaccaaaccaaaccaattatggtcagTTTTTTTTTGCCAACACCAACCCACAATCGGATTTTTTTtccggtttgactcggattatcgatTTGGTGCGGTTTATCGATTTTCTTTGTACACCCCTGCCTACAAGGATTACAATTCAGCCATGCATACTAGTTGTATAAATAGGCCTAACACTGGATACGTGATAAACTTAAATCACGATTCTTTCATATTCTTTattataattaataattaactGTATTGTAATTGTTTGTATTCGGACTGAAGTAATTGCTATTGATTTGTGCCAACATTTTTTTGAATTAGGACTTAAACCCAACTTAGTTTTGTATGACTTTgtataataaaatttatatatctgTAAGGGACTATATAATGAAATCATCTAAAGATTTAATTAGTAAGATATAGTGGATATTTAATCATGTCTCAATATTATCATCTAAAATTTGAGTCTATCTTTAACTAGGAAACATTATATAAGTCTCACATCAATTAATCAAGAGTAGAATATATCCAAGGTTTAATCATCTTGCCATAAATTCAATAGTAATTAAGATGGGGAATATAAATCAAGATTTTGTGGGCATAATTAAACTGAATTTTATGTATAAAAACTCCAGAACCCCCTTTACTTTTGCCATACTCTAATTATTTTCTATGTATGGCTCTCTCCTTAATCAATATCTTCTTTTTGTTATTGGTCACTCCACTTGGCCTTTCATTAGCAAGAAAATGCTTCTTTACAGAGAAGATTGAGGTACATGTTATCAACAAACTTCCTCCTAATTCCCCACAACTGCAAATGCATTGCGCCTCGAAGGATGATGACTTTGGATACAATAATGTTGCCGTAGATGAAGACTTTAATTGGTCGTTTTGCGAGTCAGAATTCGAAAATACTTTATATTTTTGTCACTTTTGGTGGGGTTCAAAAGAGAGAAGTTTTAATGTGTTTGACGACCCATATTATTGTGTCCATGATTCAAAAGTTATCAATGTGTTAGACTATTGTAAATGGGAGGTGAGGGAAGATGGTTTTTATTTGGAACTGTATAATGCTACTAACCCACAATTTTATATGTCTCACTATTTGGACTGGTCTTAGAGAATAGGATCGATGTTTGTGTTCTTGTTTAAGTAAAATGAGAAGGAAAAAAGACTTGATTTCTTAATTTCTTGCCTTTGAGAACAGTGGAATATCATTTTTCTTCCTTATTTGTCCTGATCTTGTTTTTCATATAGGATATGATGCTATCAATTTTCGTTATATGTATTCAATCATTCTTATGACTTTTGAATCTGCAGTGGTATTTATACCTAAACAAACCATTTAATCTCTATAGTTAAACAAAAGTGAAAGTATACATTACTATCACTTAACTATAATTACAGGACACATGGGCATATAAAAACATGAATCTTGGATTCATCGATCTTTTGTAAACTTCTGCTCCATTCTTCTTAAATTATCGAtcgtaatttttaaaaataattatttcaaattatttgtcattttaaaagttcaaaataaaattaattatcttgttgtcattttacccttaatagtAACTGTTCTTGAAGATGGAAATAACACATAAGTAGAGTAAATATTCATGAAGAAAGAATATATCTTAAGATATAAATAAGGTTAGAATAGTCCAAAACCCCTtctaataaatattttcttaagGGCTATTTAAAACAGAAATACGATAAATAATTTGTGATGGAGGGAGTACCATCTTATAAAGACTATTGACACTTGCATCTATACATAGCTCGAAACTCACTAGGGGTACAAGTGTCTTAATGCTAATGCCTCGATACGTGGAGGGATCCTTTGTCTATGTAAAAAAATTTCGCTAGGGTGTTCAATGCATTTAAAGATGTTGTGCTCGACCAGGTCATAGATACTTTTTATATGATGTGAAATAATTTGCTTTGAGTTAAATTTACATGATTTTTTCTAAAAGATATCATACCATTATGTGTATTCCTATATATTATATGTAGCTTCCATATTTTTCCAGGAACTAATATGAAACTTTATTCGCTTACTCATCAATGGACTGAGAAATTATTATATGCTCCCATTAATCCAAAATAAAGCCCGTCTGGCAATGACAGATCCAAAATTTAAAGGTCGTGGGTGCTCACTCTAGCATAAATTTGCGACTAATCGCATAGCATAAGTACATAATTATTTGAACATGACATAAAAAGTTAATGAAGATATTACGATTAATATTatcattataaaaaaaaatttctaCACACAATTTATAATGAATTACTAATAATATTATCATTATTAAAACAATTCTAGTCACGAGGTATAACTGTGCTCGATGATTTTTTATATGttgaaaataatgaaaaatagCATCATTGCTTACAGTTCCGAAAACTTTTCGCTTTTTTGTTTTCCACTTTTAAAGtatccaatttttttttctttctttgagcCACAAAATTATTAAGAGACAAAACATTAATGGGTCTTCAATGTCTttgctttatgttttgatgatctaacaaacttactgtcaaggaCCAGATAGGAAACCTGACACATTTGGGCTACATTGCAAgttaacggattccagctaaatgTGAACTACTATAGCTTCACGAGATTgagaaccaaacaaggacctgatacccttgtggttccctcagagcagtacgaagtcaattggacacagctggaagcgATGTGACTGCCTGCACTGTTTCTGCCTGCACTGCATTGTCTCTAGTGACCACTTATTctttgaccaactaaagtgcttacatcattcaagtgatgtcatcaaggtgtatTAACAAGgagtttatatcaaaacatcacttgaacacttgcaAATTCATTCAAGCCTTCGGCAAAACAGTGAACTTAATTCtcaagagcttgaagaacaaagctAAAACGCTACAACGGACCAATTCCTAAATTTAGTATTTTATTGTCCTtaattgagttgtaactttgtgattgttcttattgtatctcctaaattgctttgctagaagcgttgattaggaaccCTCTTGTAAAATCCATAAACTCTttgagtttgtgttgtgactagagttagtcataagttaaagtctttgtaactagagagtcacaaaatggcttgtggtaagagtatcacaagttagttgagttgaagtctttgtagtggagtcattacaaagtggcttgtaataggtgtttacaagttagtgaagttgaaagcctacaagtataggtcgtggtttttgtccccttgaattgagattttttcacgtaaaaatcatgtgtcttatttacttactgGTTCATTAGCATTCTCAGTAAAACCTCATAGAGGAtcaggtactctactgtttggtggactcatacaaactaacaattggtatcagagcatattccttctatcaggctaacacctaggaaggatccttatggctgctccatcaaattttgaagaaggtcaatctacatacaGACCACCCTGGTTCAGTGGACAATACTATGGGTAGTGGAAGACAAGAATACATGATTTTATCAAGGTTGAGGATTCTGAGTTATGAGATGTCATATGTGATGGCCCTTATGTCCCAACAAAGGTACTTGAAGAACTTCCATTCTCAATGCCAAGAACCAGAAAAGAATACACCGACGCAGATAGGAAAGctgtggagaagaattttcgtTCCAAGAAGATTTTGGTATGTGGAATAGGACTTGATGAATACAATAGAATCTCTGTTTGTGACACTACTAAGGAGATATGAGAGGCTTTGCAAACAGCTCATGAGGGAACCACTCAAGTAAAACAATCTAAGATCGATTTGCTCACTACAGAGTATgaactcttcaggatgaagggcgatgaatctattcaagatatgtacacaagattcacttccatcataaatgagttacactcacttggtgaaaccattcctaggaacaagctagtgaggaaaatccTCAGTATTCTGCCTagctcttgggaaagcaaagtgaATGTTGTTACTGAAGCAAAGGActtgcaggagctgaccatagacGAGCTGGTTagaaatctgaagacctacgagatgaaaagaaagataGACAGtaaaagaagagaaccaaagaaagaaaagaacctggtactcaaagctgatagtaatgactcaagtgaggaggaCAGTGgcatggcttacttaaccaaaagatttcagaagatggtcagaagaaatggagaaatgctaaaaaggggtagctctagcaaaccaaaaaactatgatctctgttataagtgtggaaagcctggGCACTTCATCAAAGATTGTCCTCTCCTGAAGCAAGAATTCTCTAAGTACAACCCTGAGAAAGCAGCTAAGAGGAACCCAGTTCCTGATAAGGACTTCAAAAGAAAGAGATTTGCTAACAATGTAGTGAAACAGGCTATTGCAGCATGGGGGGACTCCTCTAGTGAGTTTGAATATGAAACTGATGctggtgatagttccatgatggcagttgaaagCGAGGGAAATGAAGATGATTCAACTTTTCTTTTGATCGCCTAatcagatgatgaagaagaagatgacaacaaagaggtaaattttagggatgttcagagaaatctgaaatcctactctcctaAGCAACTTATGTCGTTAGCTAATGTattgattgatgcctatcataaCCTTGTGGAGGATAAGGATGCCTTGATCTAGGGGAAGCTGAACAAACAAGAGATGATATGATAATGTGTGTAGTGGATCTAAAGGAAACCATTTGtgagttgaagaaagaaaaagatgtCTTGACCAAAAAGATTGCCAACTTAGAGCATGAAAGAGATGACTTATTGGTAGTAGTTGTTGACCATAAGGAAACTATTGAGAACTTCAGTAAAGAAAAGGAGGCCCTAGCAAAAATAGTGATTGAAATTGAGGAAAAAAGAGATGATCTCTTGGTAGTAATTGCAGACCTGAGGGAAACAATGGAGGGACTAGGAACTAAGTCTAAACCTGGAAAtactggaaaaggaaaagagatagccaatgaggaacacattaggcttgaaaacgAGTTGAAAGCTATGAGAACTAGGATGTGTGTTAAAATTGAGAAAAACAAGTACCTCCAAACTAAactggaaagagtaaaaaatgatcttgaaaagttcctaaagtggacctggtcctcagaagctatcactgccatgtacactaataatggtggaaacaggcagggaatagggttccaaagggagaaaaccccTTACAACCCACATAGCAAATATGTGACTGTACCCGAAAACTGGTTGTGTACCCACTGTGAGAACAATGGACATTTCATGGAAAATTATCAAGCCAGGGTCTAGTTCACTCAGAAAAACAGAATGGTTGCT
Proteins encoded in this window:
- the LOC138868719 gene encoding uncharacterized protein, with product MKGDESIQDMYTRFTSIINELHSLGETIPRNKLVRKILSILPSSWESKVNVVTEAKDLQELTIDELVRNLKTYEMKRKIDSKRREPKKEKNLVLKADSNDSSEEDSGMAYLTKRFQKMVRRNGEMLKRGSSSKPKNYDLCYKCGKPGHFIKDCPLLKQEFSKYNPEKAAKRNPVPDKDFKRKRFANNVVKQAIAAWGDSSSEFEYETDAGDSSMMAVESEGNEDDSTFLLIA